A single region of the Pogoniulus pusillus isolate bPogPus1 chromosome Z, bPogPus1.pri, whole genome shotgun sequence genome encodes:
- the LOC135192977 gene encoding serine/threonine-protein kinase PAK 3-like, translated as MAVRFLAGIAFLLEWATAAGSFLDKPWLMAGLLANQISRGFRAAHPSDSGPGAENAGAAAGSDEEEKGFGERPYSSHQHQSLRLHQPESVKSETPPGSGCLLDGLASADEDDDGAGGYDYEDYGREEPANDTPERVKDVEAEDGENWDDDYEPLPVVVPPSEERKSVWASYSERCRQQQPDEASLDKLGSIVSTGEPESKYAEAEKLGQGSYGAVYRAVEMATEREVAIKHIRVAPEDEEYVVNEILVMRDHKSPNIVSYLDSYLVGAELWLVLEYLAGGSLGDVVKTTQMNEEPIAVVCRECLQGLDCLHSNNIIHRDIKGCNILLGMDGSVKLADFGVCALLTLEQSKRTSYAGTPHWMAPEILKEEPYGAKVDIWSLGITAVEMAEGEPPFASESDNRVCDLLAAGETPKLQNPEELSAALLSFLQCCLEVDVDRRWSARDLLQHPFVTSAGPVSSLIPLITAAKEARNSGQ; from the exons ATCAGATCAGCCGTGGATTCAGGGCAGCCCATCCCTCG GACTCGgggccaggagcagagaatgctggagctgctgctggctccgaCGAAGAGGAGAAGGGCTTTGGAGAGAGGCCATACAGCTCTCACCAACATCAATCTCTCAGGCTGCACCAACCCGAAAGTGTAAAATCA GAGACACCACCAGGATCAGGATGCCTGCTAGATGGATTGGCCTCTGCTGATGAGGATGACGATGGAGCAGGTGGCTATGACTATGAGGACTatggcagagaggagcctgCCAATGATACACCTGAAAGAGTCAAGGATGTCGAGGCTGAGGATGGCGAAAACTGGGATGATGACTATGAGCCCCTGCCTGTTGTGGTCCCACCATCTGAAGAGAGAAAATCA GTGTGGGCATCCTACAGcgagaggtgcaggcagcagcagccagatgaagcctccctggacaagctTG GGAGCATTGTGAGCACGGGAGAGCCTGAGAGTAAATATGCTGAAGCCGAAAAGCTTGGCCAAGG GAGCTATGGAGCTGTTTATCGTGCTGTTGAGATGGCCACAGAACgagag GTGGCCATCAAGCACATCCGTGTGGCTCCAGAGGACGAGGAGTATGTGGTGAATGAAATCCTCGTGATGCGGGACCATAAGAGCCCAAACATTGTCAGCTACCTGGACAG ctaTCTGGTGggtgctgagctgtggctgGTCCTGGAATATCTGGCTGGAGGCTCCCTGGGGGATGTGGTTAAGACAACCCAGATGAATGAAGAACCAATAGCAGTGGTTTGCAGGGAG TGTCTGCAAGGTCTGGATTGCCTTCATTCCAACAACATCATCCACAGGGATATCAAAGGCTGTAACATCCTGCTTGGGATGGACGGGTCTGTGAAACTGG CTGATTTTGGCGTCTGCGCTCTGCTCACCCTtgagcagagcaagaggaccAGCTACGCTGGAACTCCACACTGGATGGCTCCAGAGATCCTGAAGGAAGAGCCCTATGGTGCCAAGGTGGACATCTGGTCCCTTGGCATCACGGCAGTGGAGATGGCCGAAGGAGAGCCTCCCTTTGCCAGCGAAAGTGACAACAGG GTGTGTGATCTGCTAGCTGCTGGTGAGACACCAAAGCTGCAGAACCCTGaggagctctctgctgcccttctcagcTTCCTTCAGTGCTGCCTGGAGGTGGATGTGGACAGGCGCTGGTCtgccagggacctgctgcag CACCCATTTGTGACATCAGCGGGGCCAGTCTCCAGCCTGATCCCGCtgatcactgcagccaaggaagCCAGGAACAGCGGCCAGTAG